In Paenibacillus sp. FSL M7-0420, a single genomic region encodes these proteins:
- the hrpB gene encoding ATP-dependent helicase HrpB encodes MKQLPIMQVLPDLKRILTDRAAAILIAEPGAGKTTAVPPAFLEEPWLAGKTILMLEPRRLAARSAAAYMASCLGESVGQTVGYRMRMDTKVGRNTRIVVVTEGVLTRMLQSDPSLGDVGLVIFDEFHERSLHADLGLALALEAQSVLREDLRILVMSATLDGERVASLLGEAPVVRCPGRTYPVETVYVTDNAGGSTPEKSAAAAVRRALAEQPGDVLVFLPGEREIRRTEQELASGSLPPGTVLRPLYGQLPQHQQDAAVAPAVEGERKVVLATSIAETSLTIEGVRSVIDTGLRRTQVFSARTGMPRLTTVPVSKASADQRRGRAGRTAPGVCYRLWSREAHDHLPDDNVPEIMETDLAQLALELALWGVRDPGALAWLDAPPAAPYAQATALLRQLGALDAGGAITPHGRSMAVLGAHPRIAHMLLRAADLAAAPLAARLAALLQERDLFRGPAALDSDLTLRVEALLGFERSAGSGGADPAALRAVQRESRSFLAQLQAAPGEGPGDISRSGLLLSFAYPDRIGQERGNGAFLLSGGRGAAMREGQPLARSPYIVAPGVDDRAGQSRIMLAAALSEQDLLKHHADSLLEEREVYWDSESGSVKARRVTRLGALILKQTTHERSTPEETESVLLKVIAAEGLQLLPWEKGTTQLRQRMEFMHSLRADWPDMSDEALTDTLEEWLAPFIQGMRNLRDLQRLKLTQALEGMLDWNSRQLLNKEAPTHITVPSGSRVPLDYSNPGAPVLAVRLQEMFGQTDTPRIGGGKVPVLLHLLSPARRPMQITSDLASFWQNTYFEVKKDLKGRYPKHYWPDNPLEAAPTNRTRPSK; translated from the coding sequence ATGAAGCAGCTTCCGATTATGCAGGTGCTCCCTGACCTGAAGAGAATTCTGACAGACCGTGCAGCGGCGATTCTGATTGCCGAGCCTGGAGCGGGGAAGACAACGGCGGTGCCGCCTGCTTTTTTGGAGGAGCCTTGGCTGGCCGGTAAAACCATTCTGATGCTGGAGCCCAGACGCCTGGCAGCGCGTTCGGCCGCAGCTTATATGGCGTCCTGTCTGGGGGAGAGTGTGGGTCAGACCGTAGGCTATCGCATGCGGATGGATACCAAGGTGGGGCGGAATACACGTATTGTTGTTGTGACGGAAGGCGTGCTGACGCGAATGCTCCAGAGCGATCCTTCGCTGGGGGATGTGGGGCTTGTGATCTTCGACGAGTTCCATGAGCGCAGCCTGCATGCGGATCTTGGACTGGCACTCGCGCTTGAAGCACAGAGTGTGCTGCGCGAGGATCTGCGCATTCTGGTGATGTCGGCGACCTTGGATGGAGAACGCGTAGCTTCTCTACTGGGTGAAGCGCCGGTCGTGCGTTGTCCGGGCCGGACGTATCCGGTGGAGACGGTCTATGTGACGGACAACGCCGGTGGCTCCACCCCCGAGAAGTCCGCAGCCGCCGCTGTCCGCCGGGCGCTTGCTGAGCAGCCGGGGGATGTGCTGGTCTTTCTGCCCGGCGAGCGGGAGATCCGCCGGACGGAGCAGGAGCTGGCATCAGGAAGCCTGCCGCCGGGAACGGTACTCCGGCCGCTCTATGGCCAATTGCCGCAGCACCAGCAGGATGCGGCGGTGGCTCCTGCGGTGGAAGGCGAACGGAAGGTCGTACTGGCAACCTCCATTGCCGAGACGAGTCTGACCATCGAAGGGGTACGCTCGGTGATTGACACGGGGCTTCGCCGGACGCAGGTATTCTCTGCGCGTACCGGCATGCCGCGCTTAACGACGGTACCGGTCTCGAAGGCCTCGGCCGATCAGCGGCGCGGCCGGGCAGGCCGCACAGCGCCAGGCGTCTGCTACAGGCTGTGGAGCCGGGAGGCGCATGATCATCTGCCGGACGATAACGTGCCGGAGATCATGGAGACCGACCTGGCGCAGCTCGCCCTGGAGCTGGCGCTGTGGGGCGTGCGCGATCCGGGAGCGCTCGCCTGGCTGGATGCGCCGCCTGCCGCGCCTTACGCGCAGGCGACGGCGCTGCTGCGCCAGCTCGGCGCGCTGGACGCCGGCGGCGCCATTACGCCGCACGGCCGCAGCATGGCCGTGCTTGGCGCGCACCCGCGCATCGCGCATATGCTGCTGCGCGCGGCAGACCTTGCAGCCGCGCCGCTCGCCGCCAGGCTCGCTGCGCTGCTGCAGGAGCGGGACCTCTTCCGGGGTCCCGCGGCTCTAGACAGCGACCTCACGCTGCGCGTGGAGGCGCTGCTCGGGTTCGAGCGCTCCGCCGGCAGCGGCGGAGCGGACCCGGCGGCCTTGCGCGCGGTGCAGCGCGAGAGCCGCAGCTTCCTGGCGCAGCTGCAGGCAGCGCCGGGCGAAGGGCCCGGCGACATCAGCCGCAGCGGCCTGCTGCTGTCGTTCGCCTATCCCGACCGGATCGGGCAGGAGCGCGGCAATGGCGCGTTCCTGCTCTCCGGCGGCCGGGGGGCGGCGATGCGCGAGGGCCAGCCGCTGGCGCGCTCGCCCTACATCGTGGCACCCGGCGTGGATGACCGTGCCGGGCAGAGCCGGATTATGCTTGCCGCAGCGCTCTCCGAGCAGGACCTGCTGAAGCATCATGCGGACAGCCTTCTGGAGGAGCGCGAAGTCTACTGGGACAGTGAGAGCGGAAGCGTGAAGGCGCGAAGAGTGACCCGGCTGGGGGCGCTCATTCTGAAGCAAACGACCCATGAGCGGTCTACTCCCGAGGAGACGGAGAGCGTACTGCTGAAGGTGATCGCGGCGGAAGGGCTACAGCTGCTGCCATGGGAGAAAGGGACCACTCAGCTCCGGCAGCGGATGGAATTCATGCACTCACTGCGGGCCGACTGGCCCGATATGTCGGATGAGGCGTTGACGGATACATTGGAGGAATGGCTGGCACCCTTTATACAAGGGATGCGGAATCTCCGTGATTTACAGCGGCTGAAGCTGACGCAGGCGCTGGAGGGGATGCTGGACTGGAACAGCCGCCAATTGCTGAACAAGGAGGCGCCGACGCATATTACGGTACCGAGCGGTTCGCGGGTTCCCCTGGATTACAGTAATCCCGGAGCACCGGTACTGGCAGTCAGGCTGCAGGAGATGTTCGGGCAGACGGATACTCCGCGGATCGGCGGAGGGAAGGTCCCGGTGCTGCTGCACCTGCTGTCTCCGGCGAGAAGGCCGATGCAGATCACCTCAGATCTGGCCAGCTTCTGGCAGAACACCTATTTCGAGGTGAAAAAAGATCTGAAAGGCCGTTATCCCAAGCACTACTGGCCGGATAATCCGCTGGAGGCAGCACCGACTAACCGTACCCGTCCTTCCAAATAG
- a CDS encoding general stress protein encodes MTEKIIGVFDTEQEATRAIESLQRQGFTNDEISVITKDRDDLKHISEDTGTMAPEGVATGAATGGVVGGITGLLAGIGALAIPGIGPILAAGPIAATLTGAAIGVGAGGLVGGLIGLGIPEDEARDYEGYIDSGKILVLVDDNGRGRDIHTVFRGNRSLNSGRYDSLYPEDTVADRGATNPDLVPRDTTVGNTLGNRGSMNADRDPDLYNRDKI; translated from the coding sequence GTGACAGAGAAAATTATTGGCGTATTCGATACGGAACAAGAAGCAACCAGAGCAATTGAAAGTTTGCAGAGACAAGGGTTCACGAACGATGAGATTTCAGTCATAACGAAGGATCGAGATGACCTGAAACACATCTCCGAAGATACAGGAACGATGGCGCCGGAAGGCGTTGCTACAGGTGCGGCTACCGGCGGCGTAGTGGGCGGAATTACCGGCCTGTTGGCCGGGATCGGTGCGCTGGCCATTCCGGGAATTGGTCCAATCCTTGCTGCAGGCCCAATCGCAGCTACACTAACAGGGGCTGCCATCGGAGTAGGAGCAGGCGGACTGGTGGGCGGATTAATCGGACTCGGCATTCCTGAGGATGAGGCCAGAGATTACGAAGGCTACATCGACAGCGGCAAGATCCTCGTCCTGGTCGATGACAACGGCCGTGGAAGAGATATCCATACCGTGTTCCGGGGGAACCGTTCACTCAACTCGGGCCGGTACGACAGCCTGTACCCGGAGGATACAGTGGCGGACCGCGGAGCAACTAACCCTGATCTGGTCCCTAGGGACACAACGGTTGGCAATACCTTGGGCAACAGAGGCTCGATGAATGCAGACCGTGACCCGGACCTCTACAACCGCGACAAAATCTAA
- a CDS encoding GNAT family N-acetyltransferase produces the protein MTILIKRCSSGDLETLQKISIETFTDTFKNQNSPEAMEAYLKRAFRTEQLKKECANRHSEFYFIYYNEEIAGYLKVNADDAQTEHMDKDSLEVERIYIRRPFHRLGLGKKLIEKAVEIAAEKNKRKLWLGVWEQNGNAVAFYTKLNFVQTGTHSFYMGDEEQTDLIMTRIIL, from the coding sequence ATGACTATTTTGATAAAGAGATGCTCTTCCGGCGATCTGGAGACCTTGCAAAAAATCAGTATTGAAACGTTTACGGACACCTTCAAAAATCAAAATTCACCAGAAGCTATGGAAGCTTATTTGAAAAGAGCATTTCGTACAGAGCAATTAAAAAAAGAATGCGCCAACCGCCATTCTGAATTTTATTTCATCTATTATAATGAAGAAATTGCCGGGTACCTGAAGGTTAACGCAGATGATGCCCAAACTGAACATATGGACAAGGACTCGCTTGAAGTGGAACGGATCTATATTAGAAGGCCCTTTCATAGACTGGGGCTAGGGAAAAAGCTGATTGAGAAAGCGGTGGAAATCGCGGCCGAAAAGAATAAGAGGAAGCTCTGGCTGGGGGTTTGGGAACAAAACGGAAACGCAGTTGCCTTTTATACAAAATTGAATTTCGTACAGACAGGAACTCACTCTTTCTATATGGGTGACGAGGAGCAAACAGATCTAATCATGACCAGAATCATCCTCTAG
- a CDS encoding MarR family winged helix-turn-helix transcriptional regulator — MKEILREVGMIARSLDSISNIEFKQYDLTRGQYLYLVRICEHPGMIQEKLAEMIKVDRTTAARAIQKLEINGFIEKNEDRHNKKIKRLIPTEKGQAVYPLLKRENDYSNSVALSGFSESEAETLVTLLQRVRSNVEKDWEYVKKGNKRDY; from the coding sequence ATGAAGGAGATTCTACGCGAGGTTGGAATGATTGCCCGGTCACTGGACTCCATCAGCAATATCGAATTTAAGCAATATGATCTTACCCGGGGGCAATATTTGTATCTGGTGCGGATCTGTGAGCATCCGGGGATGATCCAGGAGAAGCTGGCTGAAATGATTAAAGTGGACCGGACAACGGCTGCCCGCGCTATACAGAAGCTTGAGATTAACGGTTTTATTGAAAAAAATGAAGATCGGCACAACAAAAAAATCAAGAGGCTGATCCCTACTGAGAAAGGGCAGGCCGTCTACCCTCTGCTCAAGAGAGAGAACGATTATTCTAATAGTGTAGCGCTGTCCGGCTTCTCCGAAAGTGAGGCAGAAACCCTGGTAACACTCCTGCAAAGAGTCAGGTCCAATGTGGAAAAAGACTGGGAATATGTAAAAAAGGGAAACAAACGGGACTATTGA